One window of the Thermasporomyces composti genome contains the following:
- the rfbC gene encoding dTDP-4-dehydrorhamnose 3,5-epimerase, whose translation MKSLSIDGAWVLEPTIFPDKRGAFCEWFRGADFRAATGHDLTLAQANCSVSRRGVIRGIHFADVPPGQAKYVTCARGAVLDVVVDIRVGSPTFGQWEAVRLDDDARRAVYLSEGLGHAFMALTDDATLVYLCSTPYAPEREHTVHPLDSDLAIDWPADVEPILSDRDAAAPSLAEAERQGLLPSYVETQAFRAALRSRALS comes from the coding sequence GTGAAATCGCTGAGTATCGACGGTGCCTGGGTGCTCGAGCCGACGATCTTCCCGGACAAGCGCGGCGCCTTCTGCGAGTGGTTCCGCGGAGCCGACTTCCGGGCAGCGACAGGGCACGACCTCACGCTGGCACAGGCCAACTGCTCCGTCTCCCGGCGCGGCGTCATTCGCGGCATCCACTTCGCCGACGTCCCACCGGGCCAAGCCAAGTACGTCACGTGCGCACGGGGCGCGGTGCTCGACGTCGTCGTCGACATCCGGGTGGGCTCTCCCACGTTCGGCCAGTGGGAGGCTGTCCGGCTCGATGACGACGCCCGGCGCGCGGTCTACCTCTCCGAAGGGCTGGGCCACGCCTTCATGGCTCTCACCGACGACGCGACCCTGGTCTACCTCTGCTCGACGCCGTACGCGCCGGAGCGGGAGCACACGGTCCACCCACTCGACTCGGACCTGGCCATCGACTGGCCCGCGGACGTCGAGCCCATCCTGTCCGACCGGGACGCCGCCGCGCCGAGCCTGGCCGAGGCCGAGCGACAGGGGCTGCTGCCGTCCTACGTCGAGACCCAGGCGTTCCGCGCGGCGCTCCGCTCCCGCGCGCTCAGCTGA
- a CDS encoding glycosyltransferase family 2 protein — protein sequence MTASTTSPTSDREQTSGPAVKVSVIVPVYNPGPYIEDLIASLLRQSLPATEFEAIFVDDGSTDETPARLDALAAEHPHMRVIHQENSGWSGKPRNVGIEAARGEYVFFADNDDWLGDEALERLYNFAKKNDADIVIGKMAGKGRGVPRELFRRNYDRATLANAPLIDSLTPHKLFRKAFLDEHKLRFPEGRRRLEDHVFVTAAYFAARTISVLSDYVCYYHVRRDDNANAGFQRLEPKGYFANLAEALDIVEKNTEPGPLRDRLYRRWYRVEMIERLRGKRLLQMPEADREALFAEIRRLSSERFGPGVAAGLPPSQRVVGRLIQADRLKDLVHLAVWEEDIRALVRLDDMGWHDGALRLVVTGELRAGSSPVTFTHRDGRDLLTPPLPEDALAVIGEEDLDSTARLAQSKLDVLVRSRETSAEFLLPVTFTPCREPIDDSDGRFRLVLRGEARLDVTTVGGRAPLDDGIWDVVARISSCGWTKDTRVGSVRLPSVSDHCVPAVLGNPPRAVTPYWTDKGNLSVDVGQRTSHLADLVLAGDQPSLRKDSSGLALCLPLRAVVAQPVTDAAVRLVHEASGRSVDALAELAPAVSEGTGRSELRTWIGERLEPGRWAVQVRLVPAERGRFVGVPVSVTVPARGGSPAIEVLRRPDDGGAPPPAASARATEFARALRVGRRLARKVRHTVAGAVRRGSS from the coding sequence GTGACAGCTTCCACGACCAGTCCGACGTCCGATCGGGAACAGACCTCCGGACCGGCGGTGAAGGTGAGTGTCATCGTCCCGGTCTACAACCCCGGACCGTACATCGAGGACCTCATCGCCTCCTTGCTCCGGCAGAGCCTGCCCGCGACCGAGTTCGAGGCGATCTTCGTCGACGACGGCTCCACCGACGAGACCCCCGCCCGACTCGACGCATTGGCGGCCGAGCATCCCCACATGCGAGTCATCCACCAGGAGAACTCCGGGTGGTCGGGGAAGCCGCGCAACGTCGGCATCGAGGCGGCCCGCGGCGAGTACGTCTTCTTCGCGGACAACGACGACTGGCTCGGTGACGAGGCGCTCGAGCGGCTCTACAACTTCGCCAAGAAGAACGACGCCGACATCGTCATCGGCAAGATGGCCGGCAAGGGCCGCGGCGTTCCCCGCGAGCTGTTCCGGCGCAACTACGACCGCGCCACCCTGGCCAACGCCCCGCTCATCGACAGCCTCACGCCGCACAAGCTGTTCCGCAAGGCCTTCCTCGACGAGCACAAGCTGCGCTTCCCCGAAGGGCGTCGTCGGCTGGAAGACCACGTCTTCGTCACCGCGGCGTACTTCGCGGCGCGCACGATCTCGGTGTTGAGCGACTACGTCTGCTACTACCACGTGCGCCGCGACGACAACGCCAACGCCGGGTTCCAGCGACTCGAGCCCAAGGGCTACTTCGCCAACCTCGCCGAGGCCCTCGACATCGTCGAGAAGAACACCGAGCCCGGGCCGTTGCGGGACCGTCTCTACCGGCGCTGGTACCGCGTGGAGATGATCGAGCGCCTGCGCGGGAAGCGCCTGTTGCAGATGCCCGAGGCGGACCGCGAGGCGCTGTTCGCCGAGATCCGGCGGCTGTCCAGCGAGCGCTTCGGGCCGGGCGTGGCCGCCGGCCTGCCGCCAAGCCAGCGCGTCGTGGGGCGCCTCATCCAAGCCGACCGGCTGAAGGACCTGGTGCACCTCGCGGTCTGGGAGGAGGACATCCGCGCGCTGGTCCGGCTGGACGACATGGGCTGGCACGACGGAGCGCTCCGGCTCGTGGTGACCGGTGAGCTGCGCGCCGGGTCCAGCCCGGTGACGTTCACCCACCGCGATGGCCGCGACCTGCTCACACCGCCGCTGCCCGAGGACGCCCTCGCCGTCATCGGTGAGGAGGACCTGGACTCGACCGCGCGGCTCGCCCAGAGCAAGCTCGACGTCCTCGTCCGCTCGCGCGAGACCTCGGCGGAGTTCCTCCTCCCGGTGACCTTCACCCCGTGCCGGGAGCCCATCGACGACAGCGACGGGCGCTTTCGGCTGGTGCTGCGCGGGGAGGCGCGCCTGGACGTCACGACCGTCGGCGGGAGAGCGCCGCTGGACGACGGCATCTGGGACGTGGTGGCGAGGATCTCGTCCTGCGGCTGGACCAAGGACACGCGGGTCGGATCGGTTCGCCTGCCCAGCGTCTCCGACCACTGTGTGCCCGCCGTCCTCGGCAACCCGCCGCGGGCGGTGACCCCCTACTGGACCGACAAGGGCAACCTCTCCGTCGACGTGGGCCAGCGGACCTCTCACCTGGCTGACCTGGTGCTGGCCGGCGACCAGCCGAGCCTGCGCAAGGACTCCTCGGGCCTCGCGCTGTGCCTCCCGCTTCGAGCGGTCGTCGCCCAGCCGGTCACCGACGCCGCTGTGCGGCTCGTTCATGAGGCGAGTGGGCGCAGCGTGGACGCGCTCGCGGAGCTCGCTCCCGCCGTCAGCGAGGGAACCGGCCGTTCCGAGCTGCGCACCTGGATCGGTGAACGACTGGAGCCAGGACGCTGGGCCGTGCAGGTCCGTCTGGTGCCCGCTGAGCGAGGCCGTTTCGTCGGCGTTCCAGTGAGCGTCACGGTGCCGGCGCGGGGCGGTTCACCAGCGATCGAGGTCTTGCGCCGCCCGGACGACGGAGGCGCGCCCCCACCCGCAGCCTCGGCGCGCGCGACCGAGTTCGCCCGCGCTCTCCGGGTCGGGCGCCGGCTCGCGCGCAAGGTCCGGCACACCGTCGCTGGAGCGGTCCGCCGCGGCAGCTCGTGA